The following coding sequences lie in one Xanthomonas hortorum pv. pelargonii genomic window:
- a CDS encoding DUF808 domain-containing protein, with the protein MAGASLFTLLDDIATLLDDVSILTKVAAKKTAGVLGDDLALNAQQVTGVTADRELPVVWAVAKGSLVNKVILVPAALAISALEAWLRGRGYNVPLVMPLMMIGGAYLCFEGVEKLAHKFLHNEEEEAQRHAERTRALADESVDVVALEKDKVKGAIRTDFILSAEIIVLSLGVVAGVSFGQQVAVLVAIALAMTIGVYGLVAAIVKLDDLGLYLSKKGAALAALGRGILVAAPWLMKFLSVAGTLAMFLVGGGILVHNIPALHHVVQDLTKSAGGMGWLVDALGNMLVGVVAGAIVLGAVMLFQKLRGKKPAH; encoded by the coding sequence ATGGCCGGTGCCAGCCTGTTCACCCTGCTTGACGACATCGCCACCCTGCTGGACGACGTTTCCATCCTGACCAAGGTCGCGGCCAAGAAGACCGCCGGCGTGCTCGGCGACGATCTGGCGCTCAACGCGCAGCAGGTGACCGGCGTGACCGCCGACCGCGAATTGCCGGTGGTATGGGCGGTGGCCAAGGGCTCGCTGGTCAACAAGGTGATCCTGGTGCCGGCGGCGCTGGCGATCAGCGCGCTGGAAGCCTGGCTGCGCGGGCGCGGCTACAACGTGCCGCTGGTGATGCCGCTGATGATGATCGGCGGCGCCTACCTGTGCTTCGAGGGCGTGGAGAAGCTGGCGCACAAGTTCCTGCATAACGAGGAAGAAGAAGCGCAGCGGCATGCCGAACGCACCCGCGCGCTGGCCGACGAGAGCGTGGACGTGGTGGCGCTGGAGAAGGACAAGGTCAAGGGCGCGATCCGCACCGACTTCATCCTGTCGGCAGAGATCATCGTGCTGTCGCTGGGCGTGGTGGCCGGGGTGTCGTTCGGCCAGCAGGTCGCGGTACTGGTGGCGATCGCGCTGGCGATGACGATCGGTGTGTACGGCCTGGTCGCGGCCATCGTCAAGCTGGACGACCTGGGCCTGTACCTGAGCAAGAAGGGCGCGGCGTTGGCGGCACTGGGTCGCGGCATTCTGGTGGCCGCACCGTGGCTGATGAAGTTCCTGTCGGTGGCCGGCACGCTGGCGATGTTCCTGGTTGGCGGCGGCATCCTGGTGCACAACATCCCGGCGCTGCACCATGTCGTGCAGGACCTGACCAAGTCGGCTGGCGGCATGGGTTGGTTGGTCGATGCACTGGGCAACATGCTGGTTGGCGTGGTCGCTGGCGCGATCGTGCTGGGCGCGGTGATGCTGTTCCAGAAGCTGCGCGGGAAAAAACCGGCGCATTGA